From a region of the Arachis ipaensis cultivar K30076 chromosome B09, Araip1.1, whole genome shotgun sequence genome:
- the LOC107615473 gene encoding 26S proteasome non-ATPase regulatory subunit 4 homolog isoform X4, whose amino-acid sequence MLARPLKHEKKVLEMIGRKLKKNNVALDIVNFSEEDEGKTEKLEALLAAVNNNDTNRIVHVPAGTNALSDVLISTPIFTSNGEGGSGFAAAAGGVSGFEFGVDPNLDPELALALRVSMEEERVRQEAAAEEASKQEKGGE is encoded by the exons ATGCTTGCACG TCCTCTCAAGCATGAGAAGAAAGTATTGGAGATGATTGGAAGAAAGTTAAAAAAGAATAATGTTGCACTTGACATTGTCAATTTCAGCGAGGAAGATGAGGGGAAGACAGAGAAGCTGGAAGCACTCCTTGCAGCTGTGAACAATAATGATACCAACCGCATTGTTCATGTTCCAGCTGGTACAAATGCTCTTTCTGATGTGCTTATAAG CACACCTATTTTTACTAGCAATGGTGAAGGTGGAAGTGGATTTGCAGCTGCAGCTGGTGGTGTATCTGGATTTGAGTTCGGTGTGGATCCAAACTTGGACCCCGAGCTGGCTCTTGCTTTAAGAGTTTCAATGGAAGAAGAGAGAGTCAGGCAGGAAGCAGCTGCAGAAGAAGCTTCTAAACAAGAGAAGGGTGGTGAGTAG
- the LOC107615473 gene encoding 26S proteasome non-ATPase regulatory subunit 4 homolog isoform X2, translating to MVWGDRRKIFLPDLGLEIGGDMNLAAGIQVAQLALKHRQNKKQQQRIIVFAGSPLKHEKKVLEMIGRKLKKNNVALDIVNFSEEDEGKTEKLEALLAAVNNNDTNRIVHVPAGTNALSDVLISTPIFTSNGEGGSGFAAAAGGVSGFEFGVDPNLDPELALALRVSMEEERVRQEAAAEEASKQEKGGE from the exons ATG GTATGGGGAGACCGAAGGAAGATTTTTCTTCCTGATTTAGGGTTAGAAATAGGTGGTGATATGAACCTAGCCGCTGGCATTCAGGTGGCACAATTGGCTCTTAAGCATCGGCAAAATAAGAAGCAGCAGCAAAGGATTATTGTCTTTGCTGGAAG TCCTCTCAAGCATGAGAAGAAAGTATTGGAGATGATTGGAAGAAAGTTAAAAAAGAATAATGTTGCACTTGACATTGTCAATTTCAGCGAGGAAGATGAGGGGAAGACAGAGAAGCTGGAAGCACTCCTTGCAGCTGTGAACAATAATGATACCAACCGCATTGTTCATGTTCCAGCTGGTACAAATGCTCTTTCTGATGTGCTTATAAG CACACCTATTTTTACTAGCAATGGTGAAGGTGGAAGTGGATTTGCAGCTGCAGCTGGTGGTGTATCTGGATTTGAGTTCGGTGTGGATCCAAACTTGGACCCCGAGCTGGCTCTTGCTTTAAGAGTTTCAATGGAAGAAGAGAGAGTCAGGCAGGAAGCAGCTGCAGAAGAAGCTTCTAAACAAGAGAAGGGTGGTGAGTAG
- the LOC107615473 gene encoding 26S proteasome non-ATPase regulatory subunit 4 homolog isoform X1, producing MSFMKSRLVVWGDRRKIFLPDLGLEIGGDMNLAAGIQVAQLALKHRQNKKQQQRIIVFAGSPLKHEKKVLEMIGRKLKKNNVALDIVNFSEEDEGKTEKLEALLAAVNNNDTNRIVHVPAGTNALSDVLISTPIFTSNGEGGSGFAAAAGGVSGFEFGVDPNLDPELALALRVSMEEERVRQEAAAEEASKQEKGGE from the exons ATGTCTTTCATGAAATCAAGGCTTGTG GTATGGGGAGACCGAAGGAAGATTTTTCTTCCTGATTTAGGGTTAGAAATAGGTGGTGATATGAACCTAGCCGCTGGCATTCAGGTGGCACAATTGGCTCTTAAGCATCGGCAAAATAAGAAGCAGCAGCAAAGGATTATTGTCTTTGCTGGAAG TCCTCTCAAGCATGAGAAGAAAGTATTGGAGATGATTGGAAGAAAGTTAAAAAAGAATAATGTTGCACTTGACATTGTCAATTTCAGCGAGGAAGATGAGGGGAAGACAGAGAAGCTGGAAGCACTCCTTGCAGCTGTGAACAATAATGATACCAACCGCATTGTTCATGTTCCAGCTGGTACAAATGCTCTTTCTGATGTGCTTATAAG CACACCTATTTTTACTAGCAATGGTGAAGGTGGAAGTGGATTTGCAGCTGCAGCTGGTGGTGTATCTGGATTTGAGTTCGGTGTGGATCCAAACTTGGACCCCGAGCTGGCTCTTGCTTTAAGAGTTTCAATGGAAGAAGAGAGAGTCAGGCAGGAAGCAGCTGCAGAAGAAGCTTCTAAACAAGAGAAGGGTGGTGAGTAG
- the LOC107615473 gene encoding 26S proteasome non-ATPase regulatory subunit 4 homolog isoform X3, giving the protein MNLAAGIQVAQLALKHRQNKKQQQRIIVFAGSPLKHEKKVLEMIGRKLKKNNVALDIVNFSEEDEGKTEKLEALLAAVNNNDTNRIVHVPAGTNALSDVLISTPIFTSNGEGGSGFAAAAGGVSGFEFGVDPNLDPELALALRVSMEEERVRQEAAAEEASKQEKGGE; this is encoded by the exons ATGAACCTAGCCGCTGGCATTCAGGTGGCACAATTGGCTCTTAAGCATCGGCAAAATAAGAAGCAGCAGCAAAGGATTATTGTCTTTGCTGGAAG TCCTCTCAAGCATGAGAAGAAAGTATTGGAGATGATTGGAAGAAAGTTAAAAAAGAATAATGTTGCACTTGACATTGTCAATTTCAGCGAGGAAGATGAGGGGAAGACAGAGAAGCTGGAAGCACTCCTTGCAGCTGTGAACAATAATGATACCAACCGCATTGTTCATGTTCCAGCTGGTACAAATGCTCTTTCTGATGTGCTTATAAG CACACCTATTTTTACTAGCAATGGTGAAGGTGGAAGTGGATTTGCAGCTGCAGCTGGTGGTGTATCTGGATTTGAGTTCGGTGTGGATCCAAACTTGGACCCCGAGCTGGCTCTTGCTTTAAGAGTTTCAATGGAAGAAGAGAGAGTCAGGCAGGAAGCAGCTGCAGAAGAAGCTTCTAAACAAGAGAAGGGTGGTGAGTAG